The window TGTCCATCAATATCTTGTGTAATATCTTCCTTTAATATGAATTCTATCGAATTGTTAGTCGATTTTGTTTTTTGTATGTATGATTCCGTAATATTTTTTAAAAAGGTCAGATCAATTAAATATTTAACATCGTCTGGAAAGTCTCCAAAACGATCAATTAATTCATCAATAATGTCATTATATTCTTCATCATTAGTTACTTTTTTAATCTTTTGATAAATTTCAATTTTAGTTGATTCATCACTGATATAAAAATCAGGTATGTACGCGTCAACCTTCGTTGGAAAGTCAAATTCTAACTTTGGTAATTCAAACGAAGCGACTTCAAAATCGCTACCTTCTCTCGCGTGAACGACTGCTTCACTTAACAATTGCGTATATAGATCAAGTCCAACTGTATCTATAAATCCGTATTGTTGTGCCCCTAACATATCTCCCGCTCCACGTATTGCTAAATCGCGCATGGCAATTTTAAATCCTGAACCAAGTTCTGTGAATTCTTTTATTGTCTGTAACCTTTTTTCAGCATTTTCAGTCAACACTTTATTTCGAGGATACATACAATAAGCGTACGCAATACGATCACTTCGTCCAACACGACCTCTTAGCTGGTAAAGCTGTGATAGCCCGAGTCGATATGAATCAGAGATAATTAAGGTGTTCGCATTTGGTATATCAATCCCTGTTTCAATAATGGTTGTACAAACTAAGACATTAAATTTCTTTTCTTCAAAATCAGCCATCGTTTGTTCAAGCTGTTCTTTACTCATTTGTCCATGTGCATATTCAACAACTGCATCTGGAACTAACTTTTGAATCTTTGCTGCTCTTTTCTCTATATCTGATACCCTATTGTATAAATAGAACACTTGTCCATCCCTAGCTAATTCACGTTCAATTGCATCACGAATTACTCCATCATGTTCCTCAAGCACATAAGTCTGTACTGGATAGCGGTTCATCGGTGGAGTTTCAATCAGTGATAAACTTCGAATACCAATCATCGACATTTGTAATGTTCTTGGAATTGGTGTTGCAGTAAGCGTTAAGACGTCAACTTCAGTTTTAAACTCTTTGATTTTCTCTTTATGTTCAACTCCGAAGCGTTGTTCTTCATCGATAATCAAAATTCCTAAATCATTAAAGACTACATCTTTCGATAAAATTCGATGCGTTCCGACAACGATATTTATTTTACCATTTTTTATATTTGTTAGCAATTCCTGTTGTTCTTTTATTGACACATAACGATTAAGTAATCCAATTTTTACATCAAAATCCTTAAAACGTGCCACAAATGACTCATAATGTTGCTTAGAAAGAATGGTTGTTGGCGCTAAGTAAGCCACTTGTTTTCCATCTTGAACTGCTTTAAAAGCTGCACGCATAGCGACTTCTGTCTTTCCATACCCGACATCTCCAATTAGTAAACGATCCATTGGATGTGGTTGTTCCATATCTGCTTTAATTTCAGCAACTGCTTTCAATTGATCTTCTGTTTCAACATAAGGAAAGGCATTTTCAAAAGCTTGTTGAGCGATAGTATCTTTAGAAAAAGCGTAACCTGGAAGATGTTCACGTTTGGCATAAATTTTGATTAGCTTATCTGCAATGTCTTTAACCGTTTTCTTAACTTTAGCTTTTGTTTTTTCCCATTCAGATGTTCCTAGTTTATGAATTTTGGGTGTTGCGCCTTCTGATCCTACATACTTTTGAACCATCTCAATTTTATCAATAGGAACATATAACTTATCTCCACCACGATAAGCAATCATAATAAAATCTTTAAGGGCGCCATTTGTTTCTAATGTCTCAATTCCAATGTATTGTCCAATTCCGTGTTGGACATGAACAACATAATCTCCAATTTTAAGCTCATTATAGTCTTTAATTTTTTTACCTTCTTTAAAGTTACTTTTATATGATGTTGGTTTTTTACGTTTTGTATGAATTTCATAATCCGTATAAACAACGATGCGTGGATCAAGTAATTCAAATCCTAAAGGTAATCTTTCATAAATAAGATGAATAGACCCTTCTCGAACTTCTTCAACTGAAGTTGGAAACACAACAGTAATTCCTAGTTCCTCTAAATAATTAGCTAAGTTATTACGCGCTTCCATGCTTGATACAGCAACAAATACGGTGGTGTTATTTTCTTTTAACCGCTTACACTCTTTAGCGAAAAACTCAAGCTGACCATGAAACTCACTAACACTTTTAGTCATTAATTTAATATGCTCGGTTAGTTCTATATCTTTTAATGAACTGGTATGCTCTAACAAAAATAATTGTCGAGAAGCACTTATCTCTGTAATAGGACGATATAAATTTAAGTCAACAATTGTCTTTCCGCTTTCAATTGCACTTTCCTGCCAACTCAATGCGTCCTCATTCATATGTTCTTGATTTTCTAAAATACGATTATAATCTATATAAATAACGAGTGGATCATCCAAATATGATAACAGTGTGTTTGGCTCATCATATAAGAGCGAGATGTACTTATGCATAATCTCTAAGTCTTGATGATTTTTAATTTTTTCGATATCTTGATAGATTTTAGCGTAAAGCTCTTCTCGAGTTTCATCATCTAATAAATGAACTGTTCGAGATAAACGCTCCTTAATTCTTTTTTCAAATAGATTAACTTGCTCCTCTGAATACACCAACTCAAATGTAGGAGAGATTATAAATGAATCAACCTTATTAATGGAACGTTGGGTATCCGGTGAAAAGTATCGAATCGTATCAATTTCATCGTCGAAAAATTCAATTCGTAATGGATTTTCTTCTGTCATCGGAAAAATATCTAAAATTCCCCCACGAACACTAAATTCGCCCATTTGCTCTACCATTCGAACTGATTGATACCCTAACTCAACTAACTTTCGTTTTAATTCTTCGAGTTCATAAATACTGCCAACTTCAATTTTAATATCTGCCTGTTTGAAAATTTCTTTTGGTGTTAAAAATCTTGTAGCACCGGCAACATGTGTAATAACGATTTGATTTGGATTATTAATAATTGATGTCAGTGTACTCATTCGCTCTGTTCGTAATTCCGAACTAGATGCTAACATTTCAGCCGTAATAAATTCATCCATCGGAAAAAGACGAATGAACTGATCGTCCATCAAATCAATTAATTGATCATATAATCGTTGAGCATGATATAAATTTTGCATCATAATGATGATTGGTCTTTGTTGATTTTCAAACATCATTTGAAATAGTGGGGCATAAAAAGATGTTCTAACCCCACTTAATAAAACATTTTGATTTTCCTTCATTAATGCTGTCATCAAAGTTTGAAGCTGTTCAGACTTTGAAATATACTTATTCATTACGTTCATTCAAACACCCGCCTTCTAACATCAACCTATTTACTATATTCTGTCATTACTTTATTAAAAGATTCAGTCAGTGCCATTTCACATGCTTTAACTGATAAATCAATCGCTTGATTAACAAGTGCTAACTCCTCTTCTGTAAACTTTCCTAACACGTAATCAACAACTGGAATTTTTGGATGTCGATCAATTCCAACACGAATACGTTTAAATTCTTGAGTTTTAACATGTGAGATTAATGATTTAATTCCATTATGGCCTCCCGCACTTCCTTTTAAACGCATGCGAATTTTTCCGTGTGGTAAATCTAAGTCGTCATAAATAACCACTAAATCGTCAATATCAACATCATAAAAATCCATCACTGCACGTACAGATTCTCCAGATAAGTTCATGAAAGTCGTTGGCTTAAGTAAGATTACTTTTTCACCTTTAACAACACCACGTCCAATTTCTCCTTTAAACTTCTTTTCCTCAGATAATTCAATATTCCAAGCTTTACTAAGCTTATCAATCACCATAAATCCTGCATTATGGCGTGTTCTTTCATATTTTGAACCTGGATTTCCAAGACCTACAAACAATTTCATAAAAATTCACCTCATTTAGTGTTTAAATAACATCTTTTATTTTACAGTAAACATATATGTTTTACCAATATTTCTTCTATTTACAAATTCTAAGAGAGTTGATCTTTAATCATTGAACTCTAATAAAAATAGTATTAAAAAGTTAGTAATTATCCGTTAAAAAATTGTATCCCTTCGTTTGAGTTCATCACTTAATAATAAAAAGCGATACTAAGTTTAGTATCGCTTTTTTACCTTTAAAAATGATTAGAAATTGTATAAATCACGATTATAAACGAATAAATCCGAAACTGGTTCGTCATTTAAGATATGTAAAATACCTTCTGCTAATAAATCACCAACTGATAATTGTGTAATTTTAGAGCTTCGTTTTTCTTCTGGCAGATTAATTGTGTTTGTTGTAACTAATTCTTTAATAGCTGAGTTTTCAATACGTTCAACTGCAGGTCCTGAAAGAATTGGATGTGTACATGCAGCGTATACTGATAAAGCTCCGCGTTCTTTTAATGCATTTGCAGCAATTTGGATTGTTCCTGCTGTATCAATCATGTCATCGATGATGATGGCATGTTTTCCTTCAACTTCACCGATTAATCCCATAACCTCTGCAACGTTTGGTTTTGGACGACGTTTATCGATGATAGCGATAGGTGCATCTAAGTATTCCGCTAATACACGAGCACGTGTTGCACCACCGTGATCTGGTGATACGACTACAATGTCTTTTAAGTCTTTATCGATGAAGTATTTTGCGATGATTGGCATTGCACGGAAATCATCGATTGGAATATCAAAGAATCCTTGAATTTGTGTTGCGTGTAAATCCATTGTCATAACGCGCGTTGCTCCCGCTGCCTCAATTAAGTTAGCAACTAATTTAGCTGTAATTGGTTGACGAGCTTTTGCTTTACGATCTTGACGTGAATAACCATAATACGGCATGATCACATTAATTGTTTTTGCAGATGCACGTTTTAAAGCATCGATCATAACTAAAAGTTCCATTAAATTTTCATTAACTGGGCTATGTGTTGGTTGAACCACAAATACGTGATGCCCACGAACAGTTTCATTAATGTTAACTTGTACTTCTCCGTCAGCAAATCGGTTAACTGTTAAATCAGATAATGGGACTCCAATTCGATCTGCAATTTCTTGTGCTAATTCGCGATTAGCATTTAAACTAAAAATTTTAAACTTCTTACGATTAATTTCTGCCATGATGATTTAACCTCCTAGAATAAACACACTTCAGACAGTATTTTACACAATTTCTTATTTTTTTTCAATTCTTTCAAGTTATGTTTAATCAAATATTACCATTTAACCGTTATTAATTATAATTTTTCACGAAGAACTTTAGCATAGCCTTCTTTATTTACTTGTTTTGGACGTGCAATAGCTAATGCATCTTCAGGAACATTTTCTGTAATGGTTGACCCTGCAGCTAAATAAGTATTTGGTTCAATAGTCACTGGTGCAACTAAATTCACATTGCATCCAACCATGGTATTCGCACCAATTATTGTCTTATGTTTATTTTTCCCATCATAATTGACAGTAATTGATCCACATCCCATATTTACATTTTCACCAAGTTCAGCATCTCCAATATAACTTAAGTGTGCTGATTTAGCTCCATCTTTAAACACAGATTTTTTAATTTCAACGAAATTACCAATACGAGCTTTATTTCCAATTTCAGCATGCATACGAATATGTGCGAATGGTCCAACTGTTGTAAACGAACCAATCGTTGAATCTGAAATAACAGATGCATTAACGGTAGTATGTGCACCAATTGTTGAATTGATAATTTGAGAATTTGCTCCAATAACAACATGATTTTCGATAACAGACTGACCTGTAATCATTGTTCCCGGATAAATAATAACATCTTGTCCAATTTGAACATCTGTTCCAATATACGTCGCTTCTGGATTAATAATCGTTACACCATTGCGCATATGGAATTCATTAATACGTTTGCGAAGAACTTTTTCCGCATAAGCTAATTGAACACGATCGTTGACACCTAACGTTTCTTCAAAATCTTCGTTCACATAAGCGACTACCTTTAATCCCATGTCACGAATAATACCAACTAAATCTGTTAAATAGTATTCCCCTTGTGAGTTATTATTTGTAATCTTTGTTAAAGCTTCAAATAATACTTTATTATCATAGCAACAAACACCAGTATTAATTTCTTTTACTAATAATTCGCCTGCGTTTGCATCTTTTTGTTCGACAATTTTTAATACATTTCCTAATTCGTCACGAATAATACGTCCGTATCCTGTCGGATTATCAGTACAAGCTGTTAAAATGGTAATCGCAGCTTCTTGTGATTGATGATAATCAAATAAATTAGCAATCGTCTGTTCTGTTAAAAGTGGGACATCTCCGTAAGTCACGATCGTTACCCCATCTAATCCTTCTAATAAATCCTTTGTCATCATAACAGCATGACCTGTTCCTAATTGTTCTGTTTGCATTGCATACTCTACGCGATCTTTTAACTCTGCTTGAACCGATTCAGCTTCATAACCAATAACGGTCACGATTTTATCGACTCCGATTTTTTCTAAATTAGTTACCGCATGATCAACCATTGATTTACCTAATACTTGATGTAATACTTTATGTAAACTCGATTTCATTCGAGTTCCTTTCCCAGCCGCTAGTACAACCGCATATTTGTTCATTACAATCCCTCCGTTAAATTGTCTTATTTCTTTTAGTATAGCACACTTAATCCTATCAAATTAATCTTTTATCTTTATTCATTGAAAATTTGGATAATTTTATTTTTTATATATATAAGTCCAGATAAGTTTTTCCTATCGGAAAACTTTTAGCTGGACTATAGTCTGCCTCAGTATTAAAGTAATCGTTCAACTAAGACTGACATATAATAATGAAATACATTTCTGTTTTTATATAGAAGTAGAACTCTTTTTATTCGTTACTCATCCCTTTTTATCAAGCTATTTTACAACAAAAAAGCTATAATCAAATGATTATAGCTTTTTAACTGATGCTTGATCGTGAAGTTTATTATATGATTTATCAAAGATTTAATCTCTTATCATCAATGTTTAGTTAATATAAACTTCCCCCAGTTTAAATCATTATTCTGCTTCTTCGTATGCTTTGATAACAAAGTCTTCTAGTTCTTTGCGTGTATCATGATTAATTGGATGCGCAATATCTTTAAATTCTCCTGTTGAAGTTTTACGACTTGGCATTGCCACGAATAAGTGTTCGTCCCCTTGAATTACACGTAAATCATGAATAACAAAACAATCATCTAAAGTAATAGATGCAATAGCTTTCATTCTGTTGTCTGTCTCTACCTTGCGAATTCTTACATCTGTAATATTCATTCTTCTCATCCTCCTAAGTCGTCCTGGTACGATATTAACTATACCATGATATGTAAGCACTTTTATGTCTTTTTTGTGTTCCCTGTCATTTTTTACAATTATATACAATTTTTTGTTAAAATTCAAGAGAATTATTCGGATTACTAAATTTAATTATAAAAAAAATATCTTAATCATTTTGTGATTAAGATACTTTTACTTATTAGCCAATTAATCGAACAGCATGTACTTCGTGATCTCTAAAACATCCATTAATACTATTAATAATTCGCCTTAGCTTATATTCTTTACGAACAAGTGCAAAAACAGTTGGACCACTTCCACTCATTAATACAGCATCTGCCCCAAATTGAACTAGCTTATTTTTAATTTCAGCTACAACAGGATAACGTTGTAACGTGACTTCTTCTAATGAGTTTCCTAGTCGCTGACAAACTCCTTGATAATCTTTTTCATTGATACACTGTAACATACCCTCAATATCTAAATGCTCAACCTTGCTAGCATCTAAGGCTTCGTAAATTTCTTTCGTTGACACACCAATACGTGGTTTAATTAAAATGACCCAACATTTTGGGGGAGATGGAATCGGTTGAATGATTTCCCCACGACCTGTTGCTAAGGCTGTCCCACCATATACACAAAATGGTATATCTGATCCTAACTTTGCCCCTAGTTCAGCTAGTTCATCAGTTGTACAATCAACTTGCCAAAGTTCTTTTAATGCTTTTAACGTCGCAGCAGCATTACTACTTCCACCTGCTAATCCCGCTGCCACGGGAATTTTCTTTTTAATATAGATTTCGACTCCTTTATCTATATTAAAATGTTCCTTAAATAATTGAGCCGCTTGATAAGCTAAATTCTTTTCATTCAGTGGCATCGTAAACTCATTAGATTTAATAACGATTTTATTGGTTTCAAGGGGAGTGACTGTAATGTAGTCTGCTAAATCAACAGTTGTCATAATCATTTCAACTTCATGATAATTGTCTTTACGTTTATAAAGCGTATCTAATGCTAAATTTATTTTTGCTGGAGCTTTAATTGTTACCATAGCCATTCCTCCAATCGGTATGACTTTATTTTATCATATGACCCTGTTTTATTATACAAAAAAAGTAGTAAACAATGTCGACTACTTTTTTTAATATTAATTAAACTTTAATTCAACTGATCCCGTTAAAACATCAATATAGCTATAAGAAACACGATCCACTGAGTCGCGTTCACTATCTAAATCAATTACAAAAATAGAAGGATACGTATTCGATAAAACTCCCGTATGCTCAACCACACGGTTACGACTTTCATAAGCAGTAAGCTTCACTTCCTTACCCACTTGTTCACTCAACTCTTGACGAATAGTTACGATATTATTAGCCAAAACATCACGCCCTTTCTATTATAAAGCATACCATAAAAAGCATTTTTTTTCAATATTATTATGTGTTAAACACTTGAAATTATGTACTAACAATGATAAAATTAAATATTTTTAAACTTTTCTGATGCCATAACGAAGCGTTCCTTTGGTTTGAAGCCCACCAATTCCTGCAATTTGAGCAATTGTTTTCTCAATAGCTTCCCTTAAGTCTACTTGTTCTTCGTAAGGGGTAAGTGCTACAGTTGCCGCAATAATTGCAGGATCTAACGCATGAATATTAATTCGCTTAGGAGAAGAAGCAAAATTTGCTCCTGATCCAATTAATGCCTCAAAGTGCGACTGACAAGCCCCTGCGATAACTATCAAATAGTCTAGCGATGGCTCCATCTCACGTAAGGCATTGACTGTTTCAACAAAGTATTTAGAACTACGATACGAGCTCAAATCATCTTCATGCTCTTTATCTTCTAAAGCATCGTGACCAGTAATGACTACAATATTTGGTCTTAACCTTCTAACGAGTTCAGGTACTTTTACCTTCATATCCTTTTCCTCAACAGCGAAGGCTTGTGCATAAACTTTTGCATACTTGTACAACTTAATACTCTTCTGAAGGTACTCTTCATCTCCATCAACATGTAGAATCCTTCCGCTAATATAAAAATCCCCGTTATCATAGCTACGCATTTGGCTCATAACAGGTGGTAAAATTGTTCGATATTGATCAAATTCAACTTGTTCAGCTCGTTGATATTCTTCACTTGAGATTACTTCTAAATCATTTAATGGAGCATCAGCTGTAAGTCGGAAAAAAATTCCCTTTAAATAGGCTGTTTCATCAACTATATTTTCAATTCGAAACATCGTATCTGAGTTATAGGAACGTCTCCCAACAATATCTCCTACTTTGACTACCTCACTCATCCTCATCACCTCACGTTATTATATGTCGCAACTCCTTATTAGGAACAAAAAAAGAAGGTCTTTTATTAGTAAAAGACCTTCTTTTTTATTGATTGATATGTTGGTAAAATGTATTAGCTAATTTCGCAAACTCTTCAATAGATAATGATTCACCACGACGATTTGGTAAAATATCAGCTTCTTCTAAAATATCAGTTACTTGTTCTTTCGTTAATGCCATAAAGTGTTGATTTAAATTATTTTGTAACGTTTTACGACGTTGCTTAAAGGCTGCATGAACAACATCCATAAAGAAGTCTTCATCAATAACTTCTACTGCCGGTTGTTGACGCTTCGTTAAACGAACAACCGCACTGTCAACGTTTGGAGCTGGAATAAATACTGTTTTCGGTACAGTTAATGCAATTTTTGCTTCCGTATAATATTGAACAGCGATTGATAAGGCGTTATAATCCTTTGATCCTGGTTTAGCTGATAAGCGTTCAGCCACTTCTTTTTGCATCATCGTAACATAGCGATCGATAGGTAATTTCTTTTCAATTAATCCCATCAAAATAGGCGTTGTAATATAGTAAGGTAAATTAGCTACCACAGCAATTTCCTTAACATCTTTGAATTCTTCTTCAATCATTGAAGCCACATCTGCTTTTAAAATATCTTGATGAATCACTTTAACATTATCATAAGGAGCTAATGTTTCTGCTAAAATCGGAATTAGTCTTGGATCAATTTCATAAGCAACCACTTTTTTAGCTTTACGTGCAATGAATTCTGTTAAAGCCCCAATTCCCGGACCTATTTCAATCACGCCAACTTCATCTGTTAAGTCAGCTGCGTTCACAATTTTATTTAAAATATTTGTGTCTGTTAAAAAGTTTTGTCCAAAACTTTTTTTGAAAGTAAATCCGTGTCTTTCGATAATTTCTTTTGTGTTTGACTTCGTTGCAATATCTCTCATCTTTTAATAACTCCTTTATTTTAACATTTCTAAGTGTTCTTCCGTTAGAGCGTCTACGACTTGTTGTTTTGTAATTCCAAACATCATTAATCGTTTTTGAAGTTGTTTTCCATTAACATAACCAATGCCTAAAACTTGACTTAACCTTTCACGAACCTTTGCACTGTTTGAATGCCCAATTAGACCAAAATCAAATAAAAATTGTGATTCTATTTCTTCAACCACCGTATTCTTAGGTGTAATTAAGTTTGTTAAAGCTTCTTTAATGGCTTCATCACTAGCGTGTTCGACTCCAAGACCACGTCCGTTTTTAGCAATCGCATCACCTTTTTGTAAGTGTGCATGCTTACAATCTGGAACGTACTGCATCACTGCTTGGCGAATTTTATTTCCTGGAAAATCAGGGTCAGTAAAAACAATGACTCCTCGTTGTTCTTGTAAAATTTTAATTCGATCTAAGACTTCCTGATTAATAGCTGATCCATTAGTTTCTATCGTTTCAACCTCAGGATAAACTTCTTTTAAACGACGTGTGTCATCACGACCTTCTACAACTATTACTTCTTTAAACATACATTTTCCTCTACTTCTTTTTTACTTTTACTTAACATTTTCGTATAGTAATTCAATGACTTTTTTCTTTACCTCTTCATTTTGACTTTCTGAAATTAAATCTAATGGAAAATAAACTTTATGTTCTTGTTTTGGCTTCACTGCAATAATTCCCTTAATAATGGTCGATACTTCCGATATCTCTTGAATTGAACCATCGCGCATTAACAATTCGATGCAATCTGGTAAACAATTCGTTTTATGTCCATAATAATCATACGGTGTTTTAACACTATGATCAGTCAATAAATAATAGTCAGGATTAATCCCTAACTCAATCATGTATTCTCTTATTTGTTTTAATTTTTCATGAGTTTCATCACTTGGTGTATAGTGAACCTCTTTTAATAAACGTCTGTTAATAAAGCGATCCGCTAAGTCGCTTAAAATAGGATCTTTTTCTTCCGCAAATAAAGAGGCATAATATAAAATCGTTGAATCGTCAAACTTCAAATAAGTTTCAACAGACGGTTCTTCTTCTAAAAATAAATCTTTAATCGCCCCTAGATGGCAGTTAAATTCATATCCTTCAAAAATTAACTCTCGAACACGATGAAGCATGCGCTGAATCACTAAATCGAAGCTTCGTCCAGCTGAGTGTAAATAGACTTGCCAATACATTTGATAACGACTCATTAAATAGTCTTCAATGGCGTGCATTCCTGAAACTTTATAAACAATCTTATTATTTACCACACGCATTGTTCTTAAAATACGCTCAACATCTATTTCACCATAAGGTGCCCCAGTAAAATAAGCATCACGAAGCAAATAATCTAAGCGGTCCGCATCTAACTGGCTTGAAATAATATTAATCACTAACGGATTAGGATAAGTTTTATTAATGACGTCACGTACTTTTTTTGCAAATCCTTTTTGATAACCTTCTAATACACGATTGACTTCTGTATCTTCCATGATGATACGTTCAGTAAACAATTCATGGCGAACACTAAAAACTGCTTCAAAGGAATGTGAAAATGGACCATGACCTAAATCATGAAGTAATGCAGCAGATAACACTAATAAACGTTCCTCTTCACTTAGCACTGTTTCTTGATGCATGAGTGCTCGAATAATTCGACGTGCCATTTCATACACCCCTAGTGAGTGTGAAAAGCGGCTATGCTCAGCCGTATGAAAGACCATATAAGTTCCGCCTAATTGCTTAATACGACGTAAACGTTGAACCTCTTTCGTTTGTATTAAATCCCAAATTAATTGATCATAGACATGGACATAACCATACACTGGATCTCTAAATACTTTTTCTTCTAACTTTGTCATTAACATCACCAACTATATCTCATCATTATTATAAATAATGTAAAATTCTTTTTAATATAGTATAAGTATACCATATTATGAATAAACTTGGCTTTAGACGACAAAACGTTTGCTAAATATTAAGGGTTACAGTCGGAATTTTGCAATAATATCATCTAAACTTGCTATACTAGCTATATAACAACTTTTTAAAGGGTGTGATTTCATGTGTTTGAAAACAAGAGATGACTTTACTAATGATAAAGAATCTTTTTTAAGACATCATCAACTCTTTTCAATCCTCATTAAAG of the Turicibacter sp. TJ11 genome contains:
- the rnmV gene encoding ribonuclease M5, whose translation is MFKEVIVVEGRDDTRRLKEVYPEVETIETNGSAINQEVLDRIKILQEQRGVIVFTDPDFPGNKIRQAVMQYVPDCKHAHLQKGDAIAKNGRGLGVEHASDEAIKEALTNLITPKNTVVEEIESQFLFDFGLIGHSNSAKVRERLSQVLGIGYVNGKQLQKRLMMFGITKQQVVDALTEEHLEMLK
- the rsmA gene encoding 16S rRNA (adenine(1518)-N(6)/adenine(1519)-N(6))-dimethyltransferase RsmA, which codes for MRDIATKSNTKEIIERHGFTFKKSFGQNFLTDTNILNKIVNAADLTDEVGVIEIGPGIGALTEFIARKAKKVVAYEIDPRLIPILAETLAPYDNVKVIHQDILKADVASMIEEEFKDVKEIAVVANLPYYITTPILMGLIEKKLPIDRYVTMMQKEVAERLSAKPGSKDYNALSIAVQYYTEAKIALTVPKTVFIPAPNVDSAVVRLTKRQQPAVEVIDEDFFMDVVHAAFKQRRKTLQNNLNQHFMALTKEQVTDILEEADILPNRRGESLSIEEFAKLANTFYQHINQ
- a CDS encoding HD domain-containing protein, which codes for MTKLEEKVFRDPVYGYVHVYDQLIWDLIQTKEVQRLRRIKQLGGTYMVFHTAEHSRFSHSLGVYEMARRIIRALMHQETVLSEEERLLVLSAALLHDLGHGPFSHSFEAVFSVRHELFTERIIMEDTEVNRVLEGYQKGFAKKVRDVINKTYPNPLVINIISSQLDADRLDYLLRDAYFTGAPYGEIDVERILRTMRVVNNKIVYKVSGMHAIEDYLMSRYQMYWQVYLHSAGRSFDLVIQRMLHRVRELIFEGYEFNCHLGAIKDLFLEEEPSVETYLKFDDSTILYYASLFAEEKDPILSDLADRFINRRLLKEVHYTPSDETHEKLKQIREYMIELGINPDYYLLTDHSVKTPYDYYGHKTNCLPDCIELLMRDGSIQEISEVSTIIKGIIAVKPKQEHKVYFPLDLISESQNEEVKKKVIELLYENVK
- the yabG gene encoding sporulation peptidase YabG; translated protein: MSEVVKVGDIVGRRSYNSDTMFRIENIVDETAYLKGIFFRLTADAPLNDLEVISSEEYQRAEQVEFDQYRTILPPVMSQMRSYDNGDFYISGRILHVDGDEEYLQKSIKLYKYAKVYAQAFAVEEKDMKVKVPELVRRLRPNIVVITGHDALEDKEHEDDLSSYRSSKYFVETVNALREMEPSLDYLIVIAGACQSHFEALIGSGANFASSPKRINIHALDPAIIAATVALTPYEEQVDLREAIEKTIAQIAGIGGLQTKGTLRYGIRKV